GCAGCCCAACTTCGTGATCACACTGGCCAGTCCCGGCACGACCGCCGACTGGTGCGCCAAGTCCGGCCTGGACACCACCGAGGACAACGTCTCCTGCGACTCCGCCGCCACCGAGCGCGTGATGATCAACGCCTACCGCTGGGCCCAGGGCGCGGAGCCCTACGGTGGCGCGATCCACGCGTACCGGCAGATGCTGATCAACCACGAGGTCGGCCACCGCATCGGCTTCAACCACGTCAGCTGCGACAAGGACGGTGAGCTCGCCCCCGTCATGCAGCAGCAGACCAAGTTCGTCGACCACGACGGGATCGACTGCCGCCCGAACGCCTGGGCGTACCCCAACAGCTGAGCGACCGGACTCGGGTCGCAGGGGCCCGAGCGTCACGCACGGTGATTATTTGATCCCTTAGCGCGACGGAACGTCGTTCGTGCGGGAAAGTTACGACCGTTCACCCCTTTTGGTGGCGCGATGGACAACCGTCCATCGCGCCACCGCCTTGTCCGCATACGTTCGTCCCGCTGCGAGCCGCCGGGCCAACGGCGGCTCCCCAGACGGGAGATCGGGGGTGCGCGCGTGCGCATCGGACTGCTTACGGAGGGTGGCTATCCGTATGTGAGCGGTGAGGCCGGACTCTGGTGCGACCGGCTCGTGCGCGGGCTCGAGCAGCACGAGTTCGACGTCTACGCTCTCAGCCGCAGTGAGCGGCAGGAAGACGACGGGTGGGTACCGCTGCCACCGCACGTCAGCCGCGTACGCACCGCGTCGCTGTGGGAAGCCGAGGACGACGGGATCGGGTACGGACGGCGCGCGCGCCGGCGCTTCGCCGAGTGCTACGGCGAACTGGCCACGACGCTGTGCACGACCACCCCCGGAGAGCCGTCCGGCTCCCCCGAAGGGGCGTCGGCCCTTGAGGCGGACCGTTTCGCCAACGCGCTGTACGGGCTCGCCGAACTGGCCCGCGACGAGGGCGGGCTGCCCAGCGCACTGCGCTCGGAGACCGCCGTACGCGCCCTGGAACGTGCCTGTCGTGCGCCCGGCGCCCACCGTTCCGCGCGCGAGGCGCGCGTTCCCGATCTGCTCGCCGTCGCCGCGCGCCTCGAACGCGCACTGCGCCCCCTGTCGCTCGACTGGTACGAGGACGACGGCCTCGGCGCGGTCGACCTCTGCCACGCGGCCTCCGGCGGCACGGCGGCCCTGCCGGGCCTGCTCGCACGGCACTTCTCCGACGTACCCCTGCTGGTGACGGAGTACGGCGTGCGGCTGCGGACGCACTACCTCACGGAACCCGACTCCCCTCCCGCGATACGGTCCCTGCTGGCCGCCTTCCACGGACGGCTGGCCGCCGAGACGTACCGGCGGGCGGCCGTGATCACGCCCGGCAACACGCATGCCCGTCGCTGGCAGGAGCGCTGCGGGGCCGACCGTGCCAAACTCCGCACCGTCCATCCGGGCATGGACGCGGCGCCCTTCTCCGAGGTGGGGGAGGAGCCGGGGGGCGCCGACCCGCACACCCTGGTCTGGGTCGGCCGCGTCGAGCCCGCCAAGGACCTGGTCTCCCTGCTGCACGCCTTCGCGGAGGTCCGCAGAGCCGAACCCGCGGCGCGCCTCAGGATCGTCGGCGCCCCGGCCGGACCCGAAGGCCCGGCCTACCTCGCCCACTGCAGGGGCCTGGCCGCGCAGCTCTTCCCCGACGAGGCCGACGGCCCGCACGCCGTCGGCCGCAACCCGGTGACCTTCGAGGAGACCGGCGGGCCCGAACTGCCGTCCCGCGCCCACGCGTACGCCTCCGGCGCGCTGGTCGTGCTCTCCAGCGTCGTCGAGGGGTTCCCGGCCGGACTGGTCGAGGCCATGTTCTGCGGTCGCGCGACGGTCTCCACGGACGTCGGCGCGGTGGTCGAGGCCATCGGCGGCACCGGACTCGTCGTGCCCCCGCGCAATCCGCGCGCGCTCGCCGAGGCGTGCGTAGCGCTGTTGCGCGACCCCGAGCGCCGGGAGCGCTTGGGCGCCGCGGCGCGCGCCCGCGCACTGGAACTCTTCACCGTCGAGCAGAACGTCGCGGCATTTCACGGCATTTACCTGGAGATCCTCTCGCGCACACCGGTACGCCGCGTCGTCCTCGACGACACCGGCGAACCCCTTCCGTTCGCCGCCCCCGCCGAAGCGCACGTCCCCGGGCGCTGGACCGACCCCGCCTCCCGGGTGGTGGCCCGGGGCGGACCCGGCTGGGCGACGGACGCACCCGTGCGGGCCACGGCACCGGCCTCCGCGACCGAGGGGGCTCGATGAGCGGCCTCGGTGAACTGGACCGCCCCGAGACCCCGGGCAGCCCGGGCGCCTGGGGCGAACGCTCCCGGGAGTCCCTGACCGACGGGACGCCGCACGCGGGCAGCTCGCCCGCGGGTGGGCGCGATGGCCGGGGGCCAGGGGCCGCCGCCACGTCCCCGTCGGCGGGCGTTTCCGCGCGCGGCGGCATGGGCGACATGGCGACCACGGGGCGTGCAACTGCCACCGGCGGTGAGGCGAACGCCGGTGGTGCGGCGTTCGTCGGGGGTGAGTCGTTCGACGGCGGTGAGGTGGCCGCCGGGGGTGAGTCGTCCCCCGGCAGCGAAGTGGTCGCCAGCGGTGCGGCGTTCGACGGCATCCAAGGGGCTGCCAGCGGTGCGGCGTTCGCCGGCAGCGTGGTGGCCGCCGGGGATGGAGCGGCGGCCGGAGGCGGATCGGTGGCCGCCGGTGAGACGGGCGTCGGACGTGCAGCGGCCCAGGGCGGAGGGGCGCCCGGTGGCAGGCCGGCGCCGTCCGCTGCTCGCCGTGCCGCCGCGGACCCCGTGAAAGCCCTGATGCACCGGCACCGCGAACTGTGCGAACGCGCCGTGGACCCACTGGAGATCGCGGCCGGCCTGGAAGCGCACGGCCTCACCGACCGGACCGCCGCACGCTTCCGCCACCGGGACGTCTTCTCCCTGGCGGAGGAGATGTACGCACGCGTCCCGCGTGACACCGACCCGGCCCCGCACCCCGCGGACCCGCCGGCCCCCCGGGCGCGCGCCGCCTCCGTCGTCCTCGCCCTGCTGCCCGGCGCGCTGGGCGCCGCCGCCGTGGCAGGCCTGCGCCTCACCGACGGGCGAACGCGCCTGACCGTGGCCGCCGTGGGCGTCCTCGCGGTGACCCTGGCCCTGCGCGCGGCACTGCGCCGAGGCCCGCTGGCCGCCACCGCGCGCACCAGCGGCACGTGGACCTGCTGGCTCGTCGGCTACGCCCTCCTCGGCGACGGACTGCTCCACGCCGCTCTCGCCGGTGGCCCGGACGGACTGCCCGACGGCACCGCCGACGGCCCCTGGCCCGTCACCGTCGCCCCGGTCCTCGCCCTCGCCCTCGCCTGCGCGCCCGCCGCCGCGAGTGCCCGTCTCCTCGCCGTGCGAGCCCGCCGCAGACTCACGGCCAGCCGCGGCCTCGCCGACTTCTCCGCCTCCGTACGCCCCTTGCTGCTCGGCACGTTCGCCCTGTTCATGATCGCCCTGACGGCCCTTGCGGCACTGACCGGCGCGGTCCTCGACGAGCCCGCCGCCTACCCCCAGGCGCTCACCCTGGGCGCCCTGCTCCTGCTGGCCCGCCTGCTGACCGTGCACGGTCACGCCTACGCCCCCTCGCTCGTCCTCACCGCCGCGGCCACCGCCGAGGCAGCCGCCCTGGCCGCGCTCTTCGCCGGCCGCCTCCCCGGCTGCGGCTTCCTGGCCGCCCCCGTGGAGGCCCTGGTCGCCGCCTGGGGTCCGGCCGGTGTACCGACGGTCGCCTGCGGCACCGGCGCCCTGATCCTCCTGGCGCACGCGACCCGCCGTCTGACCCGAGCCTCGGCCCACGCGTCGACGGAGCAGCCGCGGTGAGCGAACCCAGCCGGACAGCCCCCACTCGTCCGCACCACCCCGCAGAAGGAGCCCCCAGATGACCACCTCCCGACCCGACGCCTCGGCACCGGGAGCCGCCCGATGAGAGTCCTGCTGATCGGAGCCAACGGCTACATCGGCCGTTTCGTCGCCGACCGTCTCCTCGCCGACCCGGCCGTCCAGCTCACCGCTCTCGGCCGCGGCGACGACGCCGACGTCCGTTTCGACCTCGCCACCGGCAGCCCCGGCGCCCTGACCCGCTTCCTCGACGCGGTCCACCCCGGCGTCGTCGTCAACTGCGCCGGAGCCACCCGGGGCGGCGCCCGGGAACTCACCCGGCACAACACCGTCGCCGTCGCCACCGTCTGCGAGGCACTGCGCCGCAGCGGCTGCGGCGCCCGCCTCGTGCAGGTCGGCTGCAGCGCGGAGTACGGCCCCAGCCAGCCCGGCTCCTCCACCGCGGAGGACGCCGTGCCCCGCCCCGGAGGCCCCTACGGGGTCAGCAAACTCGCCGCGACCGAACTGGTCCTCGGCTCCGGCCTCGACGCCGTCGTGCTCCGCGTCTTCTCACCCGCCGGCCCCGGCACCCCCGCCGGCTCCCCGCTGGGCCGGCTCGCCGAGGCCATGCGCCGCGCGATGCAGTCCGGTGACGGCGAGCTCCGCCTCGGCGGCCTCGGTGCCCAGCGGGACTTCATCGACGTCCGCGACGTCGCCCGTGCCGTCCACGCCGCCTCCCTCTCAGCGGCGCAGGGCGTGATCAACATCGGGTCGGGCCGTGCCGTGCGCCTGCGCGACGCCGCCGCCACCCTCGCCCGCGTGGCCGGCTACGGCGGTGCCCTGCACGAACTCGACACACCTCCCGGAGCGCTCCGCCCGACCATCGGGCACCCCCGCACCGAATCGGCCGGCCACCGCGTCGACGCCCTCGGCCACCACCGCGCCGACAGCCTCGGTCACCACCGCCCGGAACCCCTCGGGCACCGCGGGGACCGCGCCGAGGCGGAGCACACCTCCCCCGTCACCTACCCCTACCCGGACGGCTGCGGCAGCTGGCAGCAGGCCGACGTGCGCACCGCCCGCGACCGGCTCGGCTGGCGGCCGCGGATCGCCCTCGAAGAATCCCTCGCCGACATCTGGATGGAGGCGGCATGCCGTATCTGACCAGCACTCCAGCGGGCAGCGCGGGCACCGACGTCCGGACCGGCCTCGGTGTCCCGGGCCTTGCCCACCCCCTCGTCGCCGCCGGGGAGTGGGCCGACCTCACCTGCCCGGGGACGCCCCTCGACTGGGTCGTCCTCAACGTCGCGGACGGGCCCGGCGCCCATCCCGACCCGCACTGCCTGGAGGCGGCCGGACGTCTGCGCAACACCGGCATCCGCGTTCTCGGCCACCTCGACGCCGCCCATGGGGCCCGGAGCTTCGGCGAACTGATCTCCGACGCGCACCGGTACCTCGACTGGTACCGGGTCGACGGCTTCCTCCTCGACCGGTGCCCGTCCGATCGCGCCGCCCTCCCCGAGGTCCGCCGCACCGTCGACACCCTGCGGGTGATCCGTGACGACGCCCACATCGTCCTCGGGCACGGCACCCATCCCTGCCCCGGCTACGCCGAGAACGCCGACCAACTCGTCACCTTCTCCGGCGCCTGGAGCGACTACCGCTGGTCCCAGGCGGCCGAATGGAGCGCCGACTACCCGCCCGAGCGTTTCTGCCACTTCGTCCACGGCGTCCCGCGCGGGCACCTGGAGGAGGCCCTGCGCATCGCCCGCTGGCAGGGCGCGGCGACGATCTACTTCACCGACCGCACGGACCGGGGCGGACAGGTCGACCCCTGGGAGACCATGCCCGGCTACTGGGACGAAATCGTCTCGCGAGTCGGGACGGGTGTCTCGGAATGAAAAAGGCCGTGGCAGTGTTACGAGCAGAACAACCGTAATCACTGACCGACCAACGGAGTCCCCGTGTCGCTGCCACCCCTGGTCGAGCCGGCCCCCGAGCTCACCGTAGACGAGGTCCGCAGGTACTCCCGCCACCTGATCATCCCCGACGTGGGGATGGACGGGCAGAAGCGGCTGAAGAACGCCAAGGTGCTCGCCGTGGGCGCGGGCGGCCTCGGCTCGCCGACCCTCATGTACCTGGCGGCGGCCGGTGTCGGCACGCTCGGCATCGTGGAGTTCGACGAGGTCGACGAGTCGAACCTGCAGCGGCAGGTCATCCACAGCCAGGCCGACATCGGCCGGTCCAAGGCCGAATCCGCCCGCGACACCATCAAGGGCATCAACCCGTACGTGGACGTGGTCCTTCACGAGGAGCGGCTCGAAGCCGACAACGTGATGGACATCTTCAGCCAGTACGACCTGATCGTCGACGGCACGGACAACTTCGCGACCCGCTACCTGGTCAACGACGCCTGCGTGCTGCTGAACAAGCCCTATGTCTGGGGCTCGATCTACCGCTTCGACGGCCAGGCCTCCGTCTTCTGGTCCGAGCACGGCCCCTGCTACCGCTGCCTCTACCCGGAGCCCCCGCCCCCCGGCATGGTCCCCTCCTGCGCCGAGGGCGGCGTCCTGGGCGTGCTGTGCGCGTCCATCGGCTCCATCCAGACCAACGAGGCCATCAAGCTCCTCGCCGGCATCGGTGAGCCGCTGGTCGGCCGCCTGATGATCTACGACGCCCTGGAGATGCAGTACCGCCAGGTCAAGGTCCGCAAGGACCCCGACTGCGCGGTCTGCGGCGAGAACCCGACCGTCACCGAGCTCATCGACTACGAGGCCTTCTGCGGCGTCGTGTCCGAGGAGGCCCAGGCGGCGGCCGCCGACTCCACGATCACTCCCAAGCAGCTCAAGGAGTGGATGGACGACGGTGAGAACATCGAGCTCATCGATGTCCGCGAGCCGAACGAGTTCGAGATCGTCTCCATCCCCGGCGCCCGGCTGATCCCGAAGAACGAGTTCCTGATGGGCTCGGCCCTCGAGAGCCTCCCGCAGGACAAGAAGATCGTCTTGAACTGCAAGACGGGTGTCCGCAGTGCGGAAGTCCTGGCGGTCCTCAAGTCCGCGGGCTTTTCCGACGCCGTCCACGTCGGCGGCGGTGTGATCGGCTGGGTCAACCAGATCGAGCCGGCGAAGCCCGTCTACTGACCGGGCCCCGGTCCCGCTTCCAGGACGGCGGGGGTTTCGCGCACCGCGGGTGCGCGAAGCCCCCGCCGCCGTCATGAGCAGACCGTGCCGTCCTTCGGCACCGTCCCCTCCAGCAGATAGGCGTCCACCGCGGAGTCGACGCAGTCGCTCCCGCTCCCGTACGCACCGTGTCCCTCGCCCTTCCAGGTGAGCATCACGCCGACGTCCTCGCCCAGCTCGTCGGCCATCCTGCGGGCCCCCTCGTAGGGCGTGGCCGGGTCGCCCGTGTTGCCGACGACCAGGATCGGAGCGGCACCGGGCGCGCTCACCTCCGGGGTCTCGTGCTGCCCGGCCACCGGCCAGTCGTGGCACCAGCCGGCCGTGTCCCAGCCGAGGAAGGCCCCGAACACGGGCGAGACCTTCTCGAACGTCGGCAGCAGCTTCTTCGTCTCCGCCGGGGTCGGCCGCTGCTTGTCGTCCAGACACGATATGACCCGCTGCGAGTGGGTTGTCGTGCCGTAGCGGCCCGAGGGGTCGCGCTCGTTGTATCCGTCGGCGAGGGCCAGCAGTTCCGACCCGTCGCCCTCCTCGGCCGCCGCCAGTGCGCTGGTCAGGGTCGGCCAGCCGTCCTTGCTGTAGAGCGGCAGCACGATACCGGTGAAGGCCAGCGTCTGTGTCAGTCTCCGCCCCGGTGACGACGTCGGGAGTGGCTCGGCGTCGAGCCGGTCCAGCAGGTCGGCGATCTTCCGCGAGCCCTGCTTCGGGTCCTGCCCGGTGGACCTCAGATAGTCCTCGAGCGCTCGCTGGAAGCCCCTGGCCTGGTTCTCGGCGTGGCCCATCGTGTCGGCACCCGGGTCCACGACGGCGTCGAGTATCACGCGCCCCACGTTCTTCGGGAACAGGTGGGCGTATACGCCACCGAGCTCGGTGCCGTAGGAGATGCCGAAGTAGTGCATCTTCTCGTCGTCCAGGACATGGCGCATCAGGTCCATGTCGCGAGCGGTGTCCGTGGTCGAGACGTGGGCCATCAGCTTGCCGGCGGCCTTCTGGCAGCCCTTGCCGAAGTCGGCGGCGTCGGTCAGGTACC
This region of Streptomyces ambofaciens ATCC 23877 genomic DNA includes:
- a CDS encoding DUF3492 domain-containing protein — protein: MRIGLLTEGGYPYVSGEAGLWCDRLVRGLEQHEFDVYALSRSERQEDDGWVPLPPHVSRVRTASLWEAEDDGIGYGRRARRRFAECYGELATTLCTTTPGEPSGSPEGASALEADRFANALYGLAELARDEGGLPSALRSETAVRALERACRAPGAHRSAREARVPDLLAVAARLERALRPLSLDWYEDDGLGAVDLCHAASGGTAALPGLLARHFSDVPLLVTEYGVRLRTHYLTEPDSPPAIRSLLAAFHGRLAAETYRRAAVITPGNTHARRWQERCGADRAKLRTVHPGMDAAPFSEVGEEPGGADPHTLVWVGRVEPAKDLVSLLHAFAEVRRAEPAARLRIVGAPAGPEGPAYLAHCRGLAAQLFPDEADGPHAVGRNPVTFEETGGPELPSRAHAYASGALVVLSSVVEGFPAGLVEAMFCGRATVSTDVGAVVEAIGGTGLVVPPRNPRALAEACVALLRDPERRERLGAAARARALELFTVEQNVAAFHGIYLEILSRTPVRRVVLDDTGEPLPFAAPAEAHVPGRWTDPASRVVARGGPGWATDAPVRATAPASATEGAR
- a CDS encoding NAD-dependent epimerase/dehydratase family protein; the encoded protein is MRVLLIGANGYIGRFVADRLLADPAVQLTALGRGDDADVRFDLATGSPGALTRFLDAVHPGVVVNCAGATRGGARELTRHNTVAVATVCEALRRSGCGARLVQVGCSAEYGPSQPGSSTAEDAVPRPGGPYGVSKLAATELVLGSGLDAVVLRVFSPAGPGTPAGSPLGRLAEAMRRAMQSGDGELRLGGLGAQRDFIDVRDVARAVHAASLSAAQGVINIGSGRAVRLRDAAATLARVAGYGGALHELDTPPGALRPTIGHPRTESAGHRVDALGHHRADSLGHHRPEPLGHRGDRAEAEHTSPVTYPYPDGCGSWQQADVRTARDRLGWRPRIALEESLADIWMEAACRI
- a CDS encoding spherulation-specific family 4 protein, whose translation is MPYLTSTPAGSAGTDVRTGLGVPGLAHPLVAAGEWADLTCPGTPLDWVVLNVADGPGAHPDPHCLEAAGRLRNTGIRVLGHLDAAHGARSFGELISDAHRYLDWYRVDGFLLDRCPSDRAALPEVRRTVDTLRVIRDDAHIVLGHGTHPCPGYAENADQLVTFSGAWSDYRWSQAAEWSADYPPERFCHFVHGVPRGHLEEALRIARWQGAATIYFTDRTDRGGQVDPWETMPGYWDEIVSRVGTGVSE
- the moeZ gene encoding adenylyltransferase/sulfurtransferase MoeZ, which gives rise to MSLPPLVEPAPELTVDEVRRYSRHLIIPDVGMDGQKRLKNAKVLAVGAGGLGSPTLMYLAAAGVGTLGIVEFDEVDESNLQRQVIHSQADIGRSKAESARDTIKGINPYVDVVLHEERLEADNVMDIFSQYDLIVDGTDNFATRYLVNDACVLLNKPYVWGSIYRFDGQASVFWSEHGPCYRCLYPEPPPPGMVPSCAEGGVLGVLCASIGSIQTNEAIKLLAGIGEPLVGRLMIYDALEMQYRQVKVRKDPDCAVCGENPTVTELIDYEAFCGVVSEEAQAAAADSTITPKQLKEWMDDGENIELIDVREPNEFEIVSIPGARLIPKNEFLMGSALESLPQDKKIVLNCKTGVRSAEVLAVLKSAGFSDAVHVGGGVIGWVNQIEPAKPVY
- a CDS encoding alpha/beta hydrolase codes for the protein MARLVRWTALTAAAALLTAGCGSGASDEDKDDESTSGGRRSAAAPSGVPDPLASQSLDWGRCEDTADAPAPGGDWQCATLKAPLDWSEPDGDTIDLALIRAKATGDERIGSLLFNFGGPGASGVSTMPSYGDTVSSLHERYDLVSWDPRGVAASEGVRCRADEAIEDAESVDSTPDTAAEEQRYLTDAADFGKGCQKAAGKLMAHVSTTDTARDMDLMRHVLDDEKMHYFGISYGTELGGVYAHLFPKNVGRVILDAVVDPGADTMGHAENQARGFQRALEDYLRSTGQDPKQGSRKIADLLDRLDAEPLPTSSPGRRLTQTLAFTGIVLPLYSKDGWPTLTSALAAAEEGDGSELLALADGYNERDPSGRYGTTTHSQRVISCLDDKQRPTPAETKKLLPTFEKVSPVFGAFLGWDTAGWCHDWPVAGQHETPEVSAPGAAPILVVGNTGDPATPYEGARRMADELGEDVGVMLTWKGEGHGAYGSGSDCVDSAVDAYLLEGTVPKDGTVCS